The following nucleotide sequence is from Synechococcus sp. KORDI-52.
CTGCCTGGATAACCTCTCCAGTTGAATAGTTTGGGTTGGGTGAGATTTTGTATTCAATTGAGCGATTAAAGTTAAAATGGTCGATGGTTGCTGGACTTGTAATCAGCTGATAGTCAGACACCTCTCTTAAAGTTACAAAATCTCCATTGGAGTTTTTGATCGCATAATTCATTAATTCATCGATTGTACTTCTTTCTTCGGGTTGACTGATAATGACCACATCTTTAGGCCCTCCCTCTAGTGATGTTTGGTTAACGCGTGTGCCGCCAGCAAAGGTATTAACTGTGCTGACAACATCTTTGTATTCAAGGCCAAGAGATCCAAGCAAAGAACGGTCGATATTGATTTGATAAGATGGGTTGTCAGGAGAAAATTGCGTTTGAATGGTCTGAATTGATGGTTGTTGTGAGGCTTTGGCTGAAAACTGCTGAGTCAAAGCAAAAAATTCATCAATTGAGTATCGGCTATTGCTTTCGTCGGTTAAAGACAGTGTGATGGAGCTGTCTTGGCCAAAGCCTGGAATCATTGGTTCTTGGAATATTTGTGGAGGAAACCTTGTCGGAAGGCCTGCAAGACGTGCCGATAGATTTGAGGATATTTTTTCAATTTGTTGGCTTGCTTTGCGGCGTTGATCGAGGGGTAAAAGCTGAATGTAAAAATAAGAATATCCCTGATTGGAGTCAACCACTAAAAAATCAGATATCCCCGATGACTCTTTTTCTTTTACTTGATTTAAAATACTTCTTGCCTGTTTGCTCACAGGCTCATAGCTTGTAATTGATGCACCGGGGTTCAGCTGAAAGACGCCACTCAAGGTTGCCATGTCCTCCTGAGGAATTAACCCCTGTGGCACAATCTTGAACAGGAAAAATGTTGCGATTGCAAGAGGTAACAATGAAATACAAACGAGTTTTCGTTGCTTTAATGACCAATCCAGCAATTTTGAGTATGTGGAGGCCACCTTTGAATAGAACTGTTCAAATGTCTTGAAAACTGCTTCGAGATTCAGCCCAATCAAAGTAAACACTGCTGTGCTAATCGGAAGAGCCAAATTTCCAAAACTAGATTTAATAAACCAACCCATTAAGAATCCAACTGCGGCACCTAAGGTTGTTGTCAACCATTTAGGCATTGGCCCCATTTTGTCTGAACGGAGCAGCAATGCTGACATCATTGGCGAAAAAGTCAGCGCGTTAAATGTAGAGATTGCAATCGCACACATGATTGTAATTGCAAATTGAATATAGATGTTTCCAATGGGACCGCTGACCAAGGCAACTGGGAGAAACAAAGAAATCAGCACCAAAGAAGTGGATATAATTGCTCCGGACAAATCATTCATGCATGTAACTGCCGCTTCTTTTGCAGACATTCCTTTTTGAATATTTGCTGTGACAGACTGGACGACAAGAATCGCATCATCAACAACTAGGCCTGTCGCCAGCACAAGAGCCGTCAGAGTCATGAAATTCAATGTGTATCCGAAGAGCTGTAAGAATCCAAATGTTCCAACAATTGAGATGGGAATCGCGAGCCCAGGGATTAATATTGTGCGCCAATTTTGTAAAAATAACAGCAGGACAAGAATGACTAATATGATGGCCAATCCCAATGCATCTTGAACATTGGAGATTGAATCTAGGATAAATGCCTTACGATCTTTGAATTGTACAATTTTGATTCCTGGGGGTGCCATTGACTTGAATTTTTGAATGAGTTGATCAACCTGATCCCCAACTTCAACAGCATTGCTGCCAGCCTGGAGAGAAATATCGATGAACACACCTGGGAATCCGCTGCTTGATTTAATCGAGGACTCAGGGCTTGCTATGTATTTAACAGTGCCAATATCTTTGATTCGCAGAACAGCTCCCGAATTCAACCGTTTAACAACAATGTCTTCAAAACCCTCTGTCGATTGAATAAAGCCACTCCCTTCAATGATCAATGAATAGTTGTATGTTGATGAATCGCCCACACGGCTCGCTCCTACGGATCCGCCAGCTGCGGGGAAATTTGTTGCTTTGATTAAATCATCGATGTTTTCGACGGTTAAACCATAGGAGCGCATCAAATTTGGATCGATTGAAATTTCAAAAATAGGTTTCTGTGGGTATAGAGTTAAGTTGCCAACTCCGTCGATGAGTTGGAGTTGTTTTTGCAGTTGATTTTTGGCCAGGGAGCTTAAATACGCAGAGTCGTATTGCCCCTTGGTTGACGTGATTAAGTACGAGCTGAGTGATGTATCTGTTGTCTGTGAGATATTGATCCCTTGGCTTTGGGTTTCGGCTGGTAAATTTGACTTGGCCTGTTGTACGCGATTTTGTACATCTAATGATGCCGTATCCGCTGACGTGTCAGGTTCAAGGTGCAGGGTGATTGACGTTGTACCAGTGCTCGAGGTTGAGGTGATGTAATCAACTCCCGGCGTATCAGATAATATATCTTCCAGCTGCTCTGTAATCGATAGCTCCACGAATTCCGCATTTCCGCCCGGATATGTTGCTGTTACAACGATTTGAGGTTGTGCAATATTGGGTAGAAATTCAATGGGGAGATTGCCAAAGGATTGCCAGCCGAGAATAAATATCACCAAGCTGCATACACTTGTGAGGACTGGCCTTGAGATGAATCGATCGGATAAAGACATTGCTCAACTCGTTATGATTCAGTTCAGTTTCCAGGCTTAATGGACACTGGCGTGCCATTTGTAAGCATCAAAGAGCCGCTAAGCGGAATTAAGTCCCCGGCCTTGAGGCCAGCTTGCACCGGAAAATAATTGTCTTGTATGTCTCCGAGCTTGAGAGGTGTCTCAAGCGCGATGAGCGTTCCTGAGGGTAATGAGTTCATTGTTTGTTTTTTCTGAGGGTTGATATCTATATTTTCGAGGAAGGTTTTGACGGGTACCAATTTATATGTGTAGGGTTGCTGCGCTTTGAATAACGCTGCTTCTGCTGGTAGGCCAGGATATTGGTTGTTGCCAATAATAATTTGCGAACGAATCAATTGATTGGGGCGTAAGCCCGCTGACTTGTTAACAAACACTGCCCGCACTCTAATCGTATTTGAGGCCTGATTGGTTTCACTGTCTAAATCAAAATATGGGGGGATGAATGCGATTTTTCCTGTTCCGATGGGATTTTTCTTAGTCTCATCAAACATTTTGACGTCTTGATTGATCTTGACTTGTCGTGCCAGCAGTGCAGGGATGGACAGATCAATGGAGAGATTTTCATTGTTGACGACAACGAATTGCGTCTTTCCCACCTCTGCATATTGCCCAGGGTTAATGCCGCTCAGATCTCCAACGACACCATCAATGGGAGAGCGCATTGACCTTTTGTCGAGCGCTTCTTGTTTTGAGACGGCCTTGCTCTTGGCGCGAATAGCGTTGATCTGCATCTCTTCGGCTTTCTCTTTGTCGGCGGCGCCAACTTTCTCCAAGTAGATATATCTTTTAGCTTTGATGAGTGCCTCATTCAGTTCTGCTTGGGCTGTCTGCAGGTTGGCCCGTTCTTCCCTATCATCTAGAACAATCAGTACATCCCCAGCTTTGACAAGGTCGCCTTCCTTAACCAGTACTTGGGTAATCAAGCCACTTGTTTGTGGTGTCACTCTGATGTATCCAGGATTTGCAAGTGTGCCCTCGGCCTGAATGGCTTCTACAAAATTTCGGGATTGAATTGTTGTCGCGTCAATCGGAAGAATAAAAGGAGCCTGTGTTTTTTGATGACAGCCTGCTGCCAAGTAAATCAGCCCGCCTGCCATGCCTGTTGCAAGTGCAAGCCGCGTTTGCGTGCCGAGAATAGGCAAGATTGCGGAAATAATTCAATGCAATCTAGTTCGTTGATGCTGCTTTGTGCAGTCATCAGTTCCGCACTTCATGTTGTTAGCGCATGCTGACAACATCGCTTGTTTGACGTTCCTGTGCCCTGGAAAATTCGTTGAGTCTGTTGCAGGGCATCAATTCTCATCTCTTCGGACACCGCTGTTCTTTGATTGCCACTGCTGGAGCTCGCGTCACTGATGTTTTGTCCGTTCAACTTGCTGTGTTTTTGGCCGTGCTCAGGCCTGTATGCGGGGAGTCGCTGATTGGATTGATTTTTTGGTTTGACCCGCTCTCAGTTGTGGATTCTTGATGCTCCCGTTGTTTCGGTGGCGACGGTTGGCGATTTGTATCGCTCCTGATTGGGTGATCTTTCTGCTGTTCAGTGCGGTTGTTCCTTCAGTCCCAATTCGCGTCGGAAAAAGGCCTCGGTTTCTTCCAAAACCGCGATCTGGGTGGCCTGGTCGCGGAATCCATGGCCTTCCTCCTTGAACAGCCGCACTTCCACCGGGATGCCGTTGCGGCGCAGGGCCTCGGCCATGCGTTCCGTCTGCTCCGGAGGCACCACCTTGTCTTGTAACCCTTGAAAGAACAGCACCGGACAGCGAATTTGATCGGCATGCAGCAGTGGCGATCGCTCTTCGTAGAGAGGACGTTCTGCTGGCCATGCGCCCACCAGACCATCCACATAGCGGGCCTCAAATCTGTGGGTGTCTTCGGCCATGGCTGTGAGATCACACACCGCATAACGGCAGGCTCCGGCGCGAAACACGTTGGTGAAGCAGAGGGCCGCCAGGGTGGTGAAGCCGCCGGCGCTGCCGCCTTCTATGGCGATCTTGCCGGGATCGACTCGACCGGCCTCAACCAAGGCCTGGGCTGCTGCGGCGCAGTCATGGACATCCACCACGCCCCAGCCCCCGTTCAATCTCTCCCGGTAGTCCCGGCCGAAGCCCGTTGAGCCGCCGTAATTCACATCCACCACGCCCCAGCCCCGGGAGGTCCAGTACTGAATTGCCAGGCTGAGGCCGCGGCGGGCCATGGCCGTTGGTCCGCTGTGGCTTTTCACCAGCAGTGGCGCTGCGCCTGAAGGCTTGCTGCTGGGGGGGTAGTACCAGGCATGGGTGCGTTCCCCCTGGTGGCCGTTGAACCACAGCGGTTCAGCCACGCTGATTGCTTCAACCGCCAAAGGCGAAGCAATGGCGGGGCTGTGGCTCCAGAGCGGGGTGGCTGGCCGCAAATCGAGCTCCAGCAGCCCGGCCACGCTGTTGCTGTTGCTGGCCACGGCCACGGCGCGGCCATTGCAGGCGCTCAATCCCGCCAGGTCATCAAAGGGTTGCGGCAACGCCTGCACCGTTCCATCCAGGCTCAGCCGTTGCAACGACCAGGTCCCGCGGCTGCAGACGGCAGCGATCAGCTGCTCGCCATCCCACGCTGTGGTGCTCATCCCATAGATCCATTGGGGCATGGCCGTTTCAGCAGCCATTGGCCAGGGCCTCTCCCAAGTGGCGTCGGCGCTGGACTGGAGCATCAGGTTCCACCAACCCGTGCTGTCCTCCGCCACAACCAACTGCCCGTCAGGCAGCCACTGAGGTTGAAACACCGAGACGCCCTCGCCTCCGGCCAGCTGACGGGGTTGGAGCAGCTCGCCCGTGTCGCTGAACTCCGCGCACCAGAGACGGCTGCTGTCCCAGGGCATGGCGGGTTGCTGCCATTCCACCCAGGCGAAACGGTGACCATCGGGGCTCAGGCAGCCGTAACCGGCAAAGTCCGTCGGCTGGTGAAGCAGCAGCGGTGTCTGATCGGTTCCGCTCAGCGCCAGGCTCACCAGCTCGTCACGGCCCTCGATTTCACGGATTCCGATCCAGCGCTGCCTGGGCAGATCGAGCACGCCATCCGCCAGCTCCCAGTCGCCCTCCCGGCTGAGCCGTTGGGCTGCTGTAAGTGGGGTGGGTCGGTCTGTACGGGGCTGGGGCAAGCGCCAGTCCTGACGCCAGAGGCAGCCGTGCTCGATCCAGGCCAGGATCAGCCTGTCCTGCTCCACAGCGGTGGCGAGCACGCCGCCGCCGTAGTCATGCACGCGACTGCGCAGATTGCTAGGGGCCGGCGTCAATTCCGTTGGCGTTGTATCGGAATCGCCGAAACGCCGGATCAAGGCTGTGGTGCGGCCGCGTTCCTGGGGGCGCTGCTCCAGCCAGATCAGCCACACCGTTGCATCGTGCCCGCTGACCAGTGCCGGTTCCTTAAGGCCCGGCAAACGGCCGACGGCGTGTTGCGCGGATAACGGAATGGCTCCCATGACGGCTGAATCAGGCCGCTTACCATGCTGAATCAACGCGGCGTTGGTCTTGGCTGGAAGCTTTGCAGAGTTGGCCCGTCAGGCCGACAAGGCGCGGGACACGATGCTGGTGCCCAAGACCGCTCTTGAAACACCGCCACTGGAGATCCACACCTTGGGCAATGAGGTGTTGCGGCAGCCTGCCCGTCGCATCGGCAAGGTGAATGAACAGGTGCGGGACCTGGCCCGCGACATGCTGCGCAGCATGTACACCGCCAAGGGCATCGGCCTGGCGGCACCCCAAGTGGGGATCCACCAGCAGCTGCTGGTGATTGATCTCGACCTTGAGAATGCGGCCACCCCTCCCCTGGTGTTGATCAACCCAGAGATCACTTCGGCCAGCGCCGGCCTCGATACCTACGAGGAAGGCTGTCTCAGCATCCCTGGTGTGTATCTCGATGTGGTGCGCCCGACGGCGATCGAAGTGAGCTTCCGCGACGAGATGGGTCGGCCCCGCAAGATGAAGGCCGATGGCCTGATGGCCCGCTGCATTCAGCACGAGTTGGATCATCTCAATGGCGTGTTGTTCGTCGATCGCGTCACCGATGAAGACGGTCTTCGGAAGGAACTGAAGGAGAAGGGCTTCGAGCGCCAACATGTTCGGAGCGTCGCCTGAGCCATGCCGATGAAACCCCTCGCCGGCGTTTTTCTGGCCCTTGCCTGTGTTCTTGGCATTGCCAGCACGGGTTGCGTGTTTGAACTGGCCTACGGCGATCCCGATCTCGGGGTCAAAACCACCAGCTGGATCCTGGCCCTGGCGGCTCCCGGGACCGTGGGGACTCTCCTGGTTGCCATACGCCTGAACAAACCGGCCTGATCGGGGGCGACCGATCGCGGCATCACTTTTACGATCCGCTCAGTTCCTCCATGGACGTGATGGCACGCTTTCGAATCGTGGCCGCTGTCAGCCTCGCTCTCGCAGCGACCTCAATACCCGCTGCTCTGGCGCAGGGTTCGCTCTTTACAGCGGTGCCTGTGGAGATGAGCAATTTCATTTTGGTGTCGGCCCCGATCGGCCAGGGCCAACGCTCTCAGTTGAACATCTACGAGCAGCGGACCACGAAACGCCCCTGTTATGCAGTGGATGCGGGTGTGCCAGCCCAGGTGGATCCCCTGCTGTCCACATTTGATTTCACCGGGGTCTGCAACCGCTACATCGATGGCAACGGCTACTCCCTGCGCATCGGTGGTGATGACCTGGGCACCCGTTATCGGCTCAGCGTGGTGAACACCGGTCGTGATATCGAACTGCTGGCGACACCCACGCGTAATCCCTCCCAGCCGACCTTGTTGGTCGCTCGGGCTGGCGGTTCCGCCAGTGGTTTCATTCAGCTGAAGCTCGAGCCTGGATGGACCTTGAAGCGACGTGCCTACGGCAAGAAAAGCCTGGGTCACCTCTATGTGTATCGCGATCATTCACCGGCAAGCAGTGCACCAGCGGCTAATGCAGCACCGGCCAGTTCCAGCACAGTACCGGCTGAGACGGCACTGATCGAACGTGCACCAATCGACACTCCAGCGCTCGACGATCCAACATCCGACAACGTAACGACTCCGTCGTACTGAGCTGGGCGCAGAACCGGTGAAAACACCTGTTGTCGTCCCGTGTCAGTGATTTCACACTGAAGGAAGACCCAGGAGGATGTGATGAAAACAATGGTTGCGCAGTGGTTTCAGTGGTTCGGTGAAGCGATGACCCATGCGCTTGGGTCGTTCAACGATCGCCATCTCCAGCCCCCGCCGATTGGTACCCAGCCCTACCGAGACACCCCGGATAAGCGGGCCCGTGACTACTGAGGTCCAGGCTGCTTGAGCAGATCGGTGCAGCGGTAGCAACTCGCTTCCGCCACCGTTTGGCGATCGACCGTGATCCGGTCATTCAGATCGGCAATGGTGCGTGCCACGCGCAACAGCTGAAGACTGCTGCGCATGCTCAGGCCGCGCTGTTCGATCAGCTGTTCCCAGAGGTTGAGGCCTTCTGCTTCGATGGCCCCGCTTTGGCGCAGCGCTGACGCCGACAGTCTCCCGTTGCTGGCTCCGCCAGGATTGCGTTGTTGCATTCGCTGCCGGGCCCGTTGTATTCGCGCGGCGTTGCACCAGAACGCTGAGGCTTGCGTTGGGCTGGCCTGCTTCAGCACCGCTGTCATTGCCTTGGCGGAGCGCCGTTCCAGCCGCAGTTGAAGATCGAGTCGATCCAAAAGCGGGCCCGACAGCCGCTGCCAGTACCGCCGGCGTTGGTTGATGCTGCAGCGACAGCCGTGGTCCCGGTCGCCATGCCAGCCGCAGGGGCAGGGATTGGTGGCTGCCACCAAGGTGATCAAGGCGGGGAAGACCGTGCTCTGTTGGGCACGGCTGATCCGCACGGCACCGTCCTCCAGGGGCTGCCGCAATTGATCCAGCACCGTACGCGGAAATTCCGCCAGCTCATCGAGGAAGAGCACTCCACCGTGGGCCAGGCTGACTTCACCAGGACGGGGTGAGCGTCCGCCGCCCAGCAAGGCGACTGCGGAGCAACTG
It contains:
- a CDS encoding prolyl oligopeptidase family serine peptidase, producing MGAIPLSAQHAVGRLPGLKEPALVSGHDATVWLIWLEQRPQERGRTTALIRRFGDSDTTPTELTPAPSNLRSRVHDYGGGVLATAVEQDRLILAWIEHGCLWRQDWRLPQPRTDRPTPLTAAQRLSREGDWELADGVLDLPRQRWIGIREIEGRDELVSLALSGTDQTPLLLHQPTDFAGYGCLSPDGHRFAWVEWQQPAMPWDSSRLWCAEFSDTGELLQPRQLAGGEGVSVFQPQWLPDGQLVVAEDSTGWWNLMLQSSADATWERPWPMAAETAMPQWIYGMSTTAWDGEQLIAAVCSRGTWSLQRLSLDGTVQALPQPFDDLAGLSACNGRAVAVASNSNSVAGLLELDLRPATPLWSHSPAIASPLAVEAISVAEPLWFNGHQGERTHAWYYPPSSKPSGAAPLLVKSHSGPTAMARRGLSLAIQYWTSRGWGVVDVNYGGSTGFGRDYRERLNGGWGVVDVHDCAAAAQALVEAGRVDPGKIAIEGGSAGGFTTLAALCFTNVFRAGACRYAVCDLTAMAEDTHRFEARYVDGLVGAWPAERPLYEERSPLLHADQIRCPVLFFQGLQDKVVPPEQTERMAEALRRNGIPVEVRLFKEEGHGFRDQATQIAVLEETEAFFRRELGLKEQPH
- the def gene encoding peptide deformylase; this encodes MAGSFAELARQADKARDTMLVPKTALETPPLEIHTLGNEVLRQPARRIGKVNEQVRDLARDMLRSMYTAKGIGLAAPQVGIHQQLLVIDLDLENAATPPLVLINPEITSASAGLDTYEEGCLSIPGVYLDVVRPTAIEVSFRDEMGRPRKMKADGLMARCIQHELDHLNGVLFVDRVTDEDGLRKELKEKGFERQHVRSVA
- a CDS encoding DUF3747 domain-containing protein; protein product: MDVMARFRIVAAVSLALAATSIPAALAQGSLFTAVPVEMSNFILVSAPIGQGQRSQLNIYEQRTTKRPCYAVDAGVPAQVDPLLSTFDFTGVCNRYIDGNGYSLRIGGDDLGTRYRLSVVNTGRDIELLATPTRNPSQPTLLVARAGGSASGFIQLKLEPGWTLKRRAYGKKSLGHLYVYRDHSPASSAPAANAAPASSSTVPAETALIERAPIDTPALDDPTSDNVTTPSY
- a CDS encoding efflux RND transporter periplasmic adaptor subunit, producing the protein MPILGTQTRLALATGMAGGLIYLAAGCHQKTQAPFILPIDATTIQSRNFVEAIQAEGTLANPGYIRVTPQTSGLITQVLVKEGDLVKAGDVLIVLDDREERANLQTAQAELNEALIKAKRYIYLEKVGAADKEKAEEMQINAIRAKSKAVSKQEALDKRSMRSPIDGVVGDLSGINPGQYAEVGKTQFVVVNNENLSIDLSIPALLARQVKINQDVKMFDETKKNPIGTGKIAFIPPYFDLDSETNQASNTIRVRAVFVNKSAGLRPNQLIRSQIIIGNNQYPGLPAEAALFKAQQPYTYKLVPVKTFLENIDINPQKKQTMNSLPSGTLIALETPLKLGDIQDNYFPVQAGLKAGDLIPLSGSLMLTNGTPVSIKPGN
- a CDS encoding efflux RND transporter permease subunit, which produces MSLSDRFISRPVLTSVCSLVIFILGWQSFGNLPIEFLPNIAQPQIVVTATYPGGNAEFVELSITEQLEDILSDTPGVDYITSTSSTGTTSITLHLEPDTSADTASLDVQNRVQQAKSNLPAETQSQGINISQTTDTSLSSYLITSTKGQYDSAYLSSLAKNQLQKQLQLIDGVGNLTLYPQKPIFEISIDPNLMRSYGLTVENIDDLIKATNFPAAGGSVGASRVGDSSTYNYSLIIEGSGFIQSTEGFEDIVVKRLNSGAVLRIKDIGTVKYIASPESSIKSSSGFPGVFIDISLQAGSNAVEVGDQVDQLIQKFKSMAPPGIKIVQFKDRKAFILDSISNVQDALGLAIILVILVLLLFLQNWRTILIPGLAIPISIVGTFGFLQLFGYTLNFMTLTALVLATGLVVDDAILVVQSVTANIQKGMSAKEAAVTCMNDLSGAIISTSLVLISLFLPVALVSGPIGNIYIQFAITIMCAIAISTFNALTFSPMMSALLLRSDKMGPMPKWLTTTLGAAVGFLMGWFIKSSFGNLALPISTAVFTLIGLNLEAVFKTFEQFYSKVASTYSKLLDWSLKQRKLVCISLLPLAIATFFLFKIVPQGLIPQEDMATLSGVFQLNPGASITSYEPVSKQARSILNQVKEKESSGISDFLVVDSNQGYSYFYIQLLPLDQRRKASQQIEKISSNLSARLAGLPTRFPPQIFQEPMIPGFGQDSSITLSLTDESNSRYSIDEFFALTQQFSAKASQQPSIQTIQTQFSPDNPSYQINIDRSLLGSLGLEYKDVVSTVNTFAGGTRVNQTSLEGGPKDVVIISQPEERSTIDELMNYAIKNSNGDFVTLREVSDYQLITSPATIDHFNFNRSIEYKISPNPNYSTGEVIQAAKDAFTSLNFKDVGYQFTNLSRVQENSGDQILFLFLMAALAVFLVLSAQYESYITSITIMITVPIAIFGSLIFLQARSIDNNIYSQVGLLILIGLAAKNSILVVEAADQHVASDAEIIDAAAAAGRERLQPILMTSIASLAGFFPLVIAQNAGANAQQSIGTVVFGGLLMGTTLSLLVVPPMYVLIKSLEEKIFSRHSKSTQP